The genomic interval AGCTGACGCGGCACGGGCGACGCGGCGCGAACTCGTCGCCCGGCAGCCAGCACGGCGGCGACGGATCGTTCGCGACGAGCAGACCCGCGACGAACGCGAGGCGCACGTCCTCGATCATGCCGGAGAGGTCCCACGCCGGATCGTAGTCGTCGCTCGGCTGGTGGTAGTGGTCCTGCTCCCACGCCTCGTACTGCACGCGTCCCCATCCCGGCGGCCGGTCGACGAAGTCGATCCCCGGCCGCAAGAACAGCGCGGGCACGCCGGCGCGCGCGAAGCTGAACTGGTCCGAGCGGTAGAAGAGACCGCGGTCGGGGAACGGGTCGCCGCCGATCGTGCGCCCCTGGCATGCGGCCGCGCGGGCGACCGCCTGATCGAGCGTCGACTTGCCGAGGCCGATCACGCCCACGTCGCGCGTGCGCCCGAATGGATTGCCGCCGTCGATGTTGAAGCTCGCGACCACGCGTTCGAGCGGCACCGGCGGATCGGCGACGAAGGCTTCGGCGCCGAGCAAGCCCTGCTCCTCCGCGCCGGTCGCGACGAACAGCACCGAGCGCCGCGGCGGCTCGGGTAGCGCGGCGAACGCGCGCGCGATCGCGAGCAGCTGCGCGGCGCCGGCCGCGTTGTCGAGCGCGCCGTTGTGGATCTGCTCGCGGCCGTCGGCGTCGCGCGTCGTGCCGAGGTGATCGTGGTGCGCCGTGTAGACGACGTACTCGTCGCGCAGCGCCGGATCGCTGCCGCGCAGCACGCCGACGACGTTCGCGGTCTCGTAGCGCCGCACCTCGCTCGACAGCGCGAGCGACGTCGTCACGCCGAGCGGCACCGGCGCGAAGTCGCGCGAGCGCGCCGCGCGGACGAGCTCGTCGAGATCACGTCCGCCGAGCGCGACCACGCGCCGCGCCGCGTCCTCCTGCAGCCACGCCTCGACTGCGAGCCCGCGCCCTTCGGCCGCGCTCGCGAGACGCGAGCTCTCGCCGCGCCACGACGCCTGCACCGTCTGCCACGGGTAGCCCGCGGACTGCGTCGTGTGGAGGATGATCGCGCCGGCCGCGCCCTGGCGCGCGGCGCTCTCGTACTTGTACGTCCAGCGGCCGTAGTAGAGCCGCCGCTCGCCGGCGAAGAGCTCCGGATCCCAGTCGGGATCGTCGTTCAAGATCAGCAGGACCTTGCCGCGCAGATCGGCGCCCTTGAAGTCGTCCCAGCCGTACTCCGGCGCCTCGATGCCGTAGCCGACGAAGACCAGCTCGGCGTCGTCGAGCGACACGCGCTCGCGCGCCGCACCGCTCACGACGACGTAGTCGGACTCGCCGTCGAGCACGACGCGTCGTCCGCCGGCGCGGAACGTCCAGCTCTTCGGCGCGCGCGTCGTGACGCCGAGCAGCTCGACCGGCTGCTCGTAGCCGCCGTCCGGCAGCGCGGGTGCGACGCCGAGGAGCTGCAGAGTGGTCGAGATGTAGAGTCGAGCGAGCACGTCGCCGCGCGTGCCCGGTCCGCGACCTTCGAGCGCGTCGTCGGCGAGAAAGCGGATCGGCGCGCGCAGCACGCCGTCCGTGACCGCCTGCTCGGCGCGCGCGACGGCCTCGCCGCCGCAGTCCTGAGAAACCGCCGCGCGGCTCCTCGCGAGCGGCGCGCACCCCGCCAGCGCGGCGGCGACGAGGCACGCGCCCAAACCCGCGACGAGCCGCGCCGCGCGCACGGAGCTACGCAAAGAGGTCGAGCGTGTAGTCGTTGAGGTCGACCGCGACGCTCTTGGTGCGCGTCAAGTACTGGACCATCGCAGTGCCGTTCTCGCGCCCGTAGCCCGACATCTTGTAGCCGCCGAACGGGCAGCTCGTCTCGATGCGGTGGTAGGTGTTGATCCACACCGAGCCCGCCTTGAGACGCCGCGCGAGCTTGTGCGCGCGCTTGATGTCGTTGGTCTGGATGCCGGCGGCGAGGCCGTAGACGATGTCGTTCGCCTTGCGCAGCACGTCCTCCTCGCTCGAGAACTTGAGCACGCAGGCGACCGGGCCGAAGATCTCCTCCTGCGCGATGCGCATCTTGTTGTCGACGTCGACGAACACCGTCGGCTCGAAGTAGTAGCCGCGCGCGAGCGCGGGATCGGACGGCTTCTTGCCGCCGCAGAGCAGCTTCGCGCCCTCGCTCTTGCCGATCTCGACGTAGCGCGAGACGCGCTCGAACTGCTCCTTCGACACCAGCGGTCCGAGCTGCGTCGCCGGATCGAACGGATCGCCGATGCGGATCTTCTTCGCGCGCTCGACGAGCTTCTCGACGAACGGGTCGTAGATCTTCTCGTGCACGAAGATGCGCGAGCCCGACGTACAGACCTGACCGCAGTTCGTGTAGATGCCGAAGATCGCGTTCGCGACCGCGCGGTCGATGTCGACGTCGTCGAAGATGATGTGCGGCGACTTGCCGCCGAGCTCGAGCGTCACGAGCTTGAGATTGACGATGGCGTTGCGCGCGACCTCCTGACCGGTCGTGGTCTCGCCGGTGAACGCGATCTTGTCGACGTCCGGATGGGCCGCGAGCGCGGCGCCGGCGGTGGGGCCGAAGCCGGGCACGACGTTGAAGAGGCCGTCGGGCGCGCCGGCGTCGACGAAGCAGCGCGCGAGCTCGAGCGCCGACATCGGCGTCAGCTCCGCGGGCTTCAGCACCACCGTGTTGCCGCAGGCGATCGCGGGCGCGGTCTTCCACGCCGCCATGATCAGCGGGCCGTTCCACGGCGTGATGCCGCCCACCACGCCGAGCGGCTCGCGCAGCACGTAGTTCAGCGACTCGCCGGGCATCATCGACGGGACGACCTCGCCCTGGATCTTGGTCGCCATCCCCGCCCAGTACTCGAACACCTCGACGGCCTGCATCGCGGTGCCCATGGTCCAGAGCGTCGGACCGCCCATGTCGAGCGTCTCGAGCTGGGCGATCTCCGTGAGACGCTCCTGCAGGCGCGCCGCGACGCGCAGCAAGAGCTTGCCGCGCTCGGCGACCGGCATCTGCGACCAGACGTTTTCGTAGCAGGCGCGCGCCGCGACGACGGCGCGGTCGATGTCGGCCGCGTCGCCCTCGGCGACCTCGCACACCACCTCGCCGTTCGCGGGGTTGGTCGAGGTGAAGGTCCGTCCCGAGGCGGCGGGAACGAACTTGCCGTCGATGAACAGGTCGTACCGGCGGACGTCGGACCCGTCCGAGGCTGCGAGCTGCGTCGTCATGGCGTGCTCCTCCGTCTGCGGCTGCGGCGCGAGCGCCGGACGATCGTCCGGAAATGTAGCGCCCGCTATCCGCGCCCACGGCTAGCAGGATCGCATGCGCGCTCCAAGCGGGTCGCGCGGGCTTGTCCGTCGCGAGACCGTTCCGCTAGCTCTGCTGCGTGACCGCGTCGCCCGCCACGCAGCGCCTCGCCTCGATCGACATGGTGAAGGGCCTGGCGATCATCGGCGTGACCTTCATCCACTCGACGGTCCTCGGCCAGGACTCGCTGTGGATGACGCTGCTCGTCGTGCACTCGGTGCCGGTGTTTCTCGTGCTCTTCGGGATGAACTCCGAGTCGTGGTTCCGGCGCCACACGGGTGAGCGGCGCACCCTCGAGTGGTGGGAGCGCGGCGTCAAGCGCATCCTCATTCCGGCCTGGGCGACGCTCGCGGTGTGGTGGGTGATGGTGCTGGTCCTGAAGCCGGCGATCGTGCGCGTCACGCCGAGCCTGCCGCTCTACCACCTGATCGGCTACATGAAGCAAGTCGGGATGGGCTGGTTCGTGACCGTCGTCCTGCAGCTCGTCCTGCTCTTCCCGCTCTTCCACTGGCTCGCACGCCGGGCGGGGATCGCGGTCGTGCTCGCGCTCGGGCTCGCGGCGACGCTGGTGACGCTCTTCTACGTGCAGACGATCCGCGGCTCGCTCGGGCTGAGCGGCTGGATGGTGCTGTCGCCGCGCTTCTTCGCGCACGTCGCGTTCGGCATGCTGCTCGCGCCCTACGCCGGACGCCTCGGTCGGCGCGCGGTGATCGCCGCGCTCGTCGCCTACGTCGTCCTCGCGCTCGTGCAGGAGAAGGTGCTGCTCGCGGCGTGGTGGCGGTTCGCGAACCGCCTGCTCGAGCTGCCGCTCACCGTCCTGCTGCTCGCGGCGATGGCGCGCCTCGCGTCCGTCGACGTGCTGCGCACGAGCCTCTCGTGGCTCGGCCAGCACTCGTTCGGGCTCTACCTGGGCCAGCTCCTGACCCACAACGGCTTCCTATTCGCGTTCGGCGGCGAGTGCACGATCTTCGGCTGCCAGGGCGGCGTCTTCGAGCGCTTCGACCTGTGGGTCTACACGGGGATCCTCGCCGCGGGATCGCTCTTCTTCCTCGCCCTCGGCCACGCGGCGCTGCGGCTCGCGGAGTCGCTGCGCACCAACGGCGTGCCGCTGCCCGACCTGTCGACCTGAGACGCCAGTCCTGATACGCGCGCGGCAGGGCGTCCGGCGTCGGGAGAAGGACATGGAAGCGAGCGAGCGCATCTTTTCCTGCGACGACCACATCGACCTGTGGGCGCTGCCGCCGGACCTCTGGCAGGCGCGCATGCCGGAGAAGCTCAGACCCCTCGCGCCGCGGGTCGTCGAGCGCAGCAAGCACAAGCTCTGGGTCGCGGGCGACAAGGTGCTCGGCCCGAGCGGCCTCACGATCGCGCAGTACAGCGCGATCGCGCGCGCCGGCATCGAGGACGACGGCCTGCGCGCGAGCACGCCCGAGCTGCGGCTCCAGGACATGGACCTCGACGGCATCTGGTCGTCGGTCATCTACGGACCGTCGCTGCTCGGTCTGCAGATCGACGACCTCGAGCTCAAGGCGGAGTGCCTGCGCGCGTACAACGACTGGGCGGCCGAGTTCAACGCGGTCGCTCCGCAGCGCCTGTGCGTGCTGCCGGTGCTGCCGGCGCACGATCCCGCGGCCGCGGTCGCGGAGCTCGAGCGCGTCGCGAAGCTCGGCCACCGCGGCGCGATCCTCTACTGCTTCGAGACGCGCGTCACCGACCCGGCGTGGGAGCGGCTCTGGCAAGCGGCCGCGAGCCTCGAGCTGCCGATCAGCTTCCACATCGGCGGCGGCGGCTCGCTGATCGAGCTCGACGCGCAGAGCTGGAAGCTCGCCGCGTGGTCGGCGGTGACGCCGATGCAGATGGACGAGCCGCTTGCGGCGATGGTCTTCTCGGGCGCGCTCGAGCGCAATCCGAAGATGAAGCTCGTCCTCGCCGAGGCGGGCATCGGCTGGATCCCGTACCTCGTCGAGCGCATGGACGCGGTCGCCGACAAGCACCTGCACGCGGCGAAGGACTACCGCATCAAGCAAAAACCCAGCGAGATCTTCCGCCAGCAGGTGCTGGTGACCTTCGAGGAGGAGCCGCTCGGACCGCAGCTCCTGCCGCTGATCGGCGCCGACAACGTCATGTGGGCGTCGGACTACCCGCACCCCGACAGCCCGTTCCCGCACTCACGCAAAGCGATCGACGAAGCGTTCGCAGGGCTCGACCCGGCGCTGCGCCGCAAAGCGACGGCCGAGAACTGCGCGCGCCTCTACCACCTCGTCTGAGAGAGAGCACCGGTGGATTTCAAAGACCTGCTGTACGAGAAGGACGGCCACGTCCTGACCCTGACCCTCAACCGCCCCGAGCGCATGAACGCGCTCAACCACAACCTGCTCAAGGTCGAGCTGCCCGAGGCGATCCGACGCGCGCGCGAGGATACCGACGTGCGCGTGGTGATCATCACCGGCGCCGGCGAGAAGGCCTTCTGCTCGGGCGCGGATCTCAAGGACGCCGCGGAGACCGGCTCGATCGGCGGCACCTCGGGTCCCTCGCAGGGACCGTACTACCGCGGCACGCCGACCGACTTCCTGCACGTCGGCTTCGACAAGCCGGTGATCGTCGCGGTGAACGGCATGTGCCTCGGCGCCGGTCTGCACTTCGTCGCCGACGGCGACCTGATCCTCGCCGCCGACCACGCGACCTTCTTCGACACCCACGTGCGCGTCGGACAAGTGTTCGCGCTCGAGGCGATCGGGCTCCTGCGCCGCATGCCGTTCGGCGAGGTGATGCGCATGATGCTGCTCTCGGGCACCGAGCGTCTGAGCGCCGCCGACGCACACCGGCTCGGGCTGGTCAGCGAGGTGGTGCCGCGCACCGAGCTGCTCGCGCGCGCGAAGGCGCACGCGGCGACGATCGCGGAGTTCTCGCCGGCGACGATCGCCGCGAGCAAGCGCGCGATGTGGCAGGCGCTCGAGCACGGCCTCACCGACGCGCTCGAGCGCGGCTGGCGCGAGATCTACCAGCACTGGTCGCACCCCGACTACCTCGAGGGTCCGCGCGCGTTCGCCGAGAAGCGCAAGCCGAACTGGACGGTGCGCTGAGCCGCGCGTCGGGCGGACGTCGGCGGTCGCTCGTCGTCAGACGAGCGTCGCCGGCAGCCGCGCCTCGGTGCGGCCGCGGAGTGCCGACAGATCGACCGTGGCGAGCAGCTCGCGCGGCGTCACGGCGCGGACGTCGTCCGACACCAGTCCCAGCGTGCGCGCGAGGAACGCGACCAGCTCGCGCGGGTCGCGGCCGGCCTCGCGGTGCTCGCGCAGCGGCACGCCGCGCGCGCGCTTCGCGAGCCGCGCGCCGGACGCGTCGACGACGAGCGGCGCGTGCGCGAAGCCCGGCGGCTCGCCGCCGAGCAAGCGCGCGAGCAGTGCTTGACGCGGCGCCGACGACAGCAGATCGGCCCCGCGCACGACCTCCGTGATGCCCATCGCGAGATCGTCGACCACGACCGCGAGCTGGTACGCGTACACGCCGTCGCCGCGCTTCAGGACGAAATCCCCGACCGCGGCCGCGACGTCCTGCACGACCTCGCCCTGAAAGCGGTCGTGCAGCGCGACGACCTCGCCCTCCGGCACGCGCAGACGCACCGCAGGCGGACGCTTCCACGCCCGCTCGCGCAGGCCGTGCGCGCGACAGAGCCCGGGGTAGCGCGGTCCCTCCTCGCCCGCGTGCGGCGCGCTCGCGATGCGCGCCACCTCGGCGCGCGAGCAGTCGCACAGATAGACGAGGTCGCGACGCGCGAGGTCCGCGAGCGCCGCCTCGTAGCGCTCGTGGCGCTGCGACTGCACGTACGGACCGTACGGCCCGCCGACGTCCGGACCCTCGTCCCAGTCGAGGCCGAGCCAGCGCAGGTCGTCGAGCTGACGCTCCGCCATGCCGGGGACGACGCGCGGACGGTCGATGTCCTCGACGCGCAGCACGAACGTGCCGCCGGCCGCGCGCGCCGCGAGCCAGGCGACGAGCGCGCTCGCCGCCGAGCCCAGGTGCAGCTCACCTGTTGGTGAAGGTGCAAAGCGGCCGCGATAGGTCGTCGGTCTCGGATCGCCGGTCATCGCAGCAGCACGCCTCGTGATGACGGGCGCCTTGACCGCCGGCGGCCCGCCGTGGTGTCGTGGCGCCCTTCCGCGTCCGCGCCATGCGCGAACGCGGCACGAAGATAGAGGTTACGCTCCGAATGTCGACCACCGCGATCCGCCTCCTGCTGTGGCTCGCGTTGCTGGTTGCGCTGCCCGTCCCGTACTGGGTGTTCGAGCCTGGCCGCGCGTCGACGCTGTGGCTCGCGGAGCTGACGGCCTACGTGCTCGCGATGCTGCTCGCCGAGGGCGGCATGGTGACGCGTCTGGTCGCGACGCTGTTCGTGGTGCAGGTGCTCGCCTTCACCGGGATCACGTACGTCGTCGCGCGCTACGCGAGCGCGGCGCTCGCGCGCGTCGCCTCGGCCTCGGGTCGCACCGCGGTGGCGCTCGCCGCCGTCGCGCTCGTGCTCGGCACCGCGCTCCTTCCGATCTACCGCTCGCCGCTCGTCGCGGGCGGCGAGCCCGTCAACCTGGTTGGGCTCTTCCAGTAGCGTGTCGATCCCTCGCCTTCTTCGTCGCCCGGCGCGACGCTCCGCCTTCGTCGTCGCGCTCGTGCCGCTGCTCGCGTCCTTCGCGTTCGCCACGGCGCAGGACGCGAGCCCGACGCCGGAACTCACGCCTGCTGCGACGTCACGACCGGACGCGAGCGCGACGCCGCAGCCCACCGCCACCGCGACGCCGACGCCGGCTTTCACCCGCACCGAGCAGCGCGCGCCGTGCGACCACTACGACCCGCTGCGCCGTCCGTTCTTCGGCGACCTGCACGTGCACACCGCCTTCTCGCTCGACGCGAGCACGCAGGGCATCCGCAACCGCCCGCGCGACGCCTACCGGCTCGCGCGCGGCGAGGAGATCGATCTTTCGCCCTACGACGCGCGAGGACGTCCGCTGCGCAAGATCCGCCTCGCGCGCCCGCTCGACTTCGCGGCGGTCACCGACCACGCCGAGTTCTTCGGCGAGCTCAACATCTGCGAGACGCCGGGGCTGCCCGGCCACGACGGCCCGACGTGCATGATCTACCGCCGCTGGCCGCGCCTCGCCTACTTCCTGATCAACGGACGCGCGGCGGGCGGCGGCAGCAACGTCGAGCGCTTTCGCTTCTGCGGCGAGCAAGCACAAGATTGTCTCGCGGCCGCGCGCACGCCGTGGAAGGAGATCCAGGAAGCCGCCGAGGGCGCGTACGACCGCACCAGCGCCTGCCGCTTCACGACCTTCATCGGCTACGAGTGGACCGCCGCGCCGGACAGCAACAACCTGCACCGCAACGTGCTGTTCCGGAACCACAACGTTCCGAAGCTGCCGATCAGCTACCTCGACGAGCCGACCGTCACCGGTCTCTGGCGACGCCTCGAGGAGGAGTGCGCGCGCGGCGTCGAGGGCTGCGAGGCGGTCGTCATCCCGCACAACTCGAACCTGAGCGGCGGGCTCATGTTCCAGACCGTGCAGGAGGACGGCTCGCCGATCGACGCCGAGTACGCCGCGGCGCGCGCCGCCGCGGAGCCGCTCGCCGAGATCATGCAACACAAGGGCGACTCGGAGTGCGCCGTCGCCGGCGCGACACGCGACGAGCTGTGCGGCTTCGAGAAGCTCCCGTACGACAACTTCGGCGGCAAGTACTCGCGCTTTCTCCGTCGCGCGCCCGAGCCGGGGAACTACCTGCGCCACGCGCTCGGCCAGGGGCTGCTCTTCGAGGAGAAGATCGGCACGAACCCGTTCAAGCTCGGCTTCGTCGCGAGCACCGACACCCACCTCGGCGCGCCGGGCGCGGTCGACGAGCAAGGCTACCCCGGGCACGGCGGCGCCGGCACGCCGGCGAAGGACGAGGTGCCGCCTGGGCTCGTCGACGACATCGAGTTCAACCCCGGCGGCCTCGCCGTGCTGTGGGCCGAGGAGAACTCGCGCGACGCGCTGTTCGCGGCGATGCGCCGCCGCGAAGCGTACGGCACGAGCGGCACGCGCTTGACGGTACGCTTCTTCGGCGGCTTCGAGCTGCCGGAGACGCTGTGCGCACGCCCCGACTTCGTCGAGCGCGGCTACGCGGACGGCGTGCCGATGGGCGGCGACCTCCCCCAGCCGCCACGCAGCGGTGTTGCGCCACGCTTCGCGGTGCGCGCGCTGCGCGACCCCGGCACCGAGCGACGCCCGGGCACGCCGCTGCAGCGGATCCAGATCGTCAAGGGCTGGATCGAGGGCGACCAGGTGCGCGAGCGCGTGTACGACGTCGCCGGCGGCCCCAACGACGCGAGCGTCGACCTCGCCACGTGCACCCCGAAGGGCGACGGTGCCGACGAGCTCTGCGCCGTGTGGACCGATCCCGAGTTCGACCCCGCGCAGCGCGCTTTCTGGTACGCGCGCGTGCTCGAGAATCCGACTTGCCGCTGGAGCACCTACGCGTGCAACGCTGCCGGCGTGCGCTGCGACGACGAGAAGACGATCCGCGAGGGCTTCGAGGGCTGCTGCGACGAGCGCTACCCGAAGACCATCCAGGAGCGCGCGTGGACGTCGCCGATCTGGTACGCGCCGCGGCCGCACGGGACGCCGGGCGGGGGCTCCGGGAGCTGAGGAGCGCGCCGTGCGCTCGCCGCTCGTCCGCCTGCTGGTCCTGGGCACGCTGCTGCTCGCGGCCGAGCGCGTGCTCGCGCTGCACGGCTCGGGCGCAGCGCCGAGCCGTCCCACGGTGCGCGTCCCGGCGTCGCAGGTCGACGCCGCCGTGCGCGCCTTCGTCGCCGCGACCGGGCGCGCTCCCGACGAGCGCGAGCGCGCGGCGCTGATCGCCGCCGCGGTCGACGAGGAGATCCTCTACCGCGAGGCGCTCGCGCGCGGCCTCGCGGAGCACGATCCCGTCGTGCAGCAGCGGCTGGTGAGCAACATGGCGTTCGTCGACGCGGAGGGCGAGGTCGCTGCGGACACGGCAAGGCGGCACCGCGACGCGCTCGCGCTCGGCATGGCGACGAGCGACGTCGTCGTGCGCCGCCGCTTGATCGACCGGATGCGCGCGCTGCTCGAAGAGCCGGCGTTCGCGGACGCGCCGACCGACGACGAGCTCGCGGCGACACTCGCCGCCGAGCCCGAGCGCTTCCTGCGCCCCGAGCGGGTACGCATCAGCCAGGTGATGGTGCGCCGCGACGCACGCGACCCGTCCGACCTCGCACGGGACGCGGCTCACGCGCAGCAACGCGCCGACCGCGACGTTCACGGCGCGCCCGACGCGCGTGCCGTCGCGCAGCGGCTCCTCGCCGCGGGCCTGCCCGATCCGAGCCGCGAGCCCGACGCGCTGGCGCGGGTCGGCGACGCTTCACCGCTGCCGGCGCACCTGCCGCTGCAGGGCGAGCACGACCTCGCGCGCCTGTTCGGCGCGTCGTTCGCGCGCGACGTGCTCGCGCTGCCGGTCGGACGCTGGAGCGGCCCGATCTCCTCGCCCTACGGCGAGCACCTCGTCTGGGTGCACGAGCGCGCGCCCACCGAGCCGCTGCCGCTCGACGCCGTCCGCGGCGAGCTCACCGAGCTCGTGCGCAGCCGCCGTGCGCAGGCCGCGCTCGAGCGTGCGCTCGCCGAGCTGCGCGCGCGCTGGGACGTCGTGGTCGAGGGCGCGGACACGGAGCGCGCAGGATGAGGCGCGCATCCCTCGCCTCCCGCGCGCGCGTCACGCTCGCGGCGTTGGCCACGCTCGTCGCGCTGCTGGCCACCGCCGCGACGCTGCTTGCACGCGAGGCAGCAGCGCACCCGCTCGCGCCGTCGCTGCTCGGGCTGCGCGAGACCCAGGCGGGCACGTTCGCCGTGCGCTGGAAGACCTCGGCGCTGCGCCCGACCGGCACGCGCATCGAGCCGCATCTTCCCGCGTGGTGCGCGCGCACCGGCGACGAGCGCGCGCACGACGGCCCGACCTGGCGCGAGCGTCGCTTCACGATCGACTGCGGCGCGCGCGGGCTCGTCGGCGGCGAGGTCTCGGTGAGCGATCTCGCAGAGAGCGGGACGGTCGCGGTGCTGCGCATCGAGCTCGCCGACGGACGCGTGGTGCGCGCGCTGCTCGACGGCGCGCGGCCCGCGCTCGTCGTCCCCGAGCGCGAGAGCCGGCTCGCGATCGCGCGCGGCTACCTCGTGCTCGGCGTCGAGCACCTGCTCACCGGGCTCGACCACCTGCTGTTCGTCCTCTGCCTCTGCCTGCTCGTGCGCGGGCGCACGCTGCTGTGGACGATCACCGCGTTCACCGTCGGGCACAGCGTCACGCTGACGCTCGCGACGCTCGGCTTCGTGCGCTTCCCGCAGGCGGTTGCGGAAGCGGCGATCGCGCTCAGCATCGTGCTGCTCGCCGCGGAGATCCTGCGCGACGACGCGGCCGCGCGCGAAGCAACGTCTTCCGCAAGGACTTCGTGGATCCGGCGTCGGCCGTGGAGCGTGGCGTTCGCCTTCGGCCTGCTGCACGGGCTCGGCTTCGCGGGCGCGCTGAGCGAGACCGGCCTGCCCGACGCCGACGTGCCGCTCGCGCTGCTCTCGTTCAACCTCGGCATCGAGCTCGGCCAGCTCGCCTTCGTCGCGGCGCTGCTCGTCGTCGCCGCGACGCTGCGTCCGTGGCTCGTGCGCCTGCCGTCGACGGCGCTGCGCATCCCCGCCTACGCGGTCGGCACGCTCGGCGCCTACTGGCTCGTCGCGCGTTCGGAGACGCTGCTCGGGATGGTGCTGCGCATCTGAAGGAGCCCGCACGTAGGCCGTCGCGCGCCGCGGGTCGATCGCGTATGCTCGTCCCTTTCCCACGCGACGAAGGATCACGCCCATGCTGCAACGCCCCGAGACCCTGTTCGCCGTCGCCGCCGTGCGCGAAGCCTGCGAGCTCGCTCGCGCCGTGCAGCGCGACCTCGTCACGCCGGCGCTGACCAAGAGCGACCGCTCGCCGGTCACGGTCGCGGACTTCGCCGCGCAGGCGATCGTCGCGCAGCGCCTCGAGCGCGAGCGTCCGGACGACGTCCTGGTCGGCGAGGAGGAGGCGAGCGACCTGCGCGCGCCGGAGCAGCGTGCGACGCTCGAGCAGGTGACGCGCTTCGTCGCATCCCGGGTGGCGGGCGCGAGCAGCGACGACGTCTGTCGCTGGATCGACCGCGGGCGCGCCGAGCCGGGGCAGCGCTTCTGGACGCTCGACCCGGTCGACGGCACCAAGGGCTTCCTGCGCGGCGAGCAGTACGCGATCGCGCTCGCGCTGATCGAGGACGGGCGCGTAACCGTCGGCGTGCTCGGCTGTCCGAACCTCGCCGAGGACGGCCGCAGCGACATCGGCGGCATCGGCGCGCTGTTCGCGGCCGAGCGCGGCAGCGGCGCATTCGCGACGCCGCTCGGCCGCGAGAGCTGGCGTCGTCTGAAGGTCTCGGACCGCAGCGACCCGAAGAGCGCGCGCCTTCTGCGCTCGGTCGAGTCCGGCCACACCAACGTCGACGAGATGGCGGAGCTCGTCGGCGCGCTCGGCGCGACCGCCGAGCCGGTGCTGATGGACAGCCAGGCGAAGTACGCGGTGCTCGCCGCCGGCGCGGGCGAGCTGCTGTTCCGCCTGCTGTCGCCGACCAAGCGCGACTACCGCGAGCGGATCTGGGACCAGGCCGCGGGCTCGATCGTCGTCGAGGAGGCGGGTGGCCGCGTCACCGACCTCGACGGCAAGCCGCTCGACTTCACGCGCGGCCGGACGCTCGCCGCGAACCGCGGCATCGTCGCGTCGAACGGCCTGCTGCACGACGCGGCGCTCGCGGCGCTGCGCCGCATCGGTGCTTGACGCGCGCGACCGTGCCAGCGCCGCGCGCGCCTCGCGTCGCGCGCGCTAGCTGAACAGCAAGCTCGACAGCTCGCGCTGGTAGCGGTCGATCAGCGGGTCCTCGCGGCCGCGCAGCGCGAAGATGTCGAGCATCGCCTTGCGCGCCGCGCCGTCGGCGAAGTTGCGATCGCGGCGCACCGCCTCGAGCAGGGTCGCGAGCGCCTCCTCGTAGCGTCCGCTCGCGGCGAGCAGACGGCCGAGGTCGATGCGCGCCTGCAGGTCCGACGGGTCGGCCTCGATGCGCGCGCGCAGGCTCGCCTCGTCGCCCGAGACGCCAGCCGTCATGCGCAGCTCGGCGCGCACCGCCTCGATCTGCTGCGCGCCCGGTCCGGCCGCGGTCGACGCGTCGAGCACCGCGAGCGCGTCGTCGTTGCGTCCGAGCTTCGCGAGCAGGCGCGCGAGCTGGATCGCCGCGGGCGCGTTGTCGGGGTAGCGCTGCAGGATCTCGCGGTAGAGCTTCTCCGCGTCGAGGACGTCGCCGCGCGCCGCGAGC from Candidatus Binatia bacterium carries:
- a CDS encoding M28 family peptidase, whose amino-acid sequence is MRSSVRAARLVAGLGACLVAAALAGCAPLARSRAAVSQDCGGEAVARAEQAVTDGVLRAPIRFLADDALEGRGPGTRGDVLARLYISTTLQLLGVAPALPDGGYEQPVELLGVTTRAPKSWTFRAGGRRVVLDGESDYVVVSGAARERVSLDDAELVFVGYGIEAPEYGWDDFKGADLRGKVLLILNDDPDWDPELFAGERRLYYGRWTYKYESAARQGAAGAIILHTTQSAGYPWQTVQASWRGESSRLASAAEGRGLAVEAWLQEDAARRVVALGGRDLDELVRAARSRDFAPVPLGVTTSLALSSEVRRYETANVVGVLRGSDPALRDEYVVYTAHHDHLGTTRDADGREQIHNGALDNAAGAAQLLAIARAFAALPEPPRRSVLFVATGAEEQGLLGAEAFVADPPVPLERVVASFNIDGGNPFGRTRDVGVIGLGKSTLDQAVARAAACQGRTIGGDPFPDRGLFYRSDQFSFARAGVPALFLRPGIDFVDRPPGWGRVQYEAWEQDHYHQPSDDYDPAWDLSGMIEDVRLAFVAGLLVANDPSPPCWLPGDEFAPRRPCRVSSSSP
- a CDS encoding aldehyde dehydrogenase family protein, encoding MTTQLAASDGSDVRRYDLFIDGKFVPAASGRTFTSTNPANGEVVCEVAEGDAADIDRAVVAARACYENVWSQMPVAERGKLLLRVAARLQERLTEIAQLETLDMGGPTLWTMGTAMQAVEVFEYWAGMATKIQGEVVPSMMPGESLNYVLREPLGVVGGITPWNGPLIMAAWKTAPAIACGNTVVLKPAELTPMSALELARCFVDAGAPDGLFNVVPGFGPTAGAALAAHPDVDKIAFTGETTTGQEVARNAIVNLKLVTLELGGKSPHIIFDDVDIDRAVANAIFGIYTNCGQVCTSGSRIFVHEKIYDPFVEKLVERAKKIRIGDPFDPATQLGPLVSKEQFERVSRYVEIGKSEGAKLLCGGKKPSDPALARGYYFEPTVFVDVDNKMRIAQEEIFGPVACVLKFSSEEDVLRKANDIVYGLAAGIQTNDIKRAHKLARRLKAGSVWINTYHRIETSCPFGGYKMSGYGRENGTAMVQYLTRTKSVAVDLNDYTLDLFA
- a CDS encoding acyltransferase family protein: MTASPATQRLASIDMVKGLAIIGVTFIHSTVLGQDSLWMTLLVVHSVPVFLVLFGMNSESWFRRHTGERRTLEWWERGVKRILIPAWATLAVWWVMVLVLKPAIVRVTPSLPLYHLIGYMKQVGMGWFVTVVLQLVLLFPLFHWLARRAGIAVVLALGLAATLVTLFYVQTIRGSLGLSGWMVLSPRFFAHVAFGMLLAPYAGRLGRRAVIAALVAYVVLALVQEKVLLAAWWRFANRLLELPLTVLLLAAMARLASVDVLRTSLSWLGQHSFGLYLGQLLTHNGFLFAFGGECTIFGCQGGVFERFDLWVYTGILAAGSLFFLALGHAALRLAESLRTNGVPLPDLST
- a CDS encoding amidohydrolase family protein; its protein translation is MEASERIFSCDDHIDLWALPPDLWQARMPEKLRPLAPRVVERSKHKLWVAGDKVLGPSGLTIAQYSAIARAGIEDDGLRASTPELRLQDMDLDGIWSSVIYGPSLLGLQIDDLELKAECLRAYNDWAAEFNAVAPQRLCVLPVLPAHDPAAAVAELERVAKLGHRGAILYCFETRVTDPAWERLWQAAASLELPISFHIGGGGSLIELDAQSWKLAAWSAVTPMQMDEPLAAMVFSGALERNPKMKLVLAEAGIGWIPYLVERMDAVADKHLHAAKDYRIKQKPSEIFRQQVLVTFEEEPLGPQLLPLIGADNVMWASDYPHPDSPFPHSRKAIDEAFAGLDPALRRKATAENCARLYHLV
- a CDS encoding enoyl-CoA hydratase-related protein, whose amino-acid sequence is MDFKDLLYEKDGHVLTLTLNRPERMNALNHNLLKVELPEAIRRAREDTDVRVVIITGAGEKAFCSGADLKDAAETGSIGGTSGPSQGPYYRGTPTDFLHVGFDKPVIVAVNGMCLGAGLHFVADGDLILAADHATFFDTHVRVGQVFALEAIGLLRRMPFGEVMRMMLLSGTERLSAADAHRLGLVSEVVPRTELLARAKAHAATIAEFSPATIAASKRAMWQALEHGLTDALERGWREIYQHWSHPDYLEGPRAFAEKRKPNWTVR